TCTGGATGGCTTTGCCGCATCCGCCGCGCTGGGCCTGAAGCCAGAAAACATCGCTGTCCACACCCAGATGGCGGGTGGCGGCTTTGGTCGTCGTGCCATTCCTACCAGCGATTATGTGGTGGAAGCCTGCAATGTCACCAAGGCAGCAGTCGCCGCTGGCCTCGATGCGCCGGTGCGCACGCTGTGGAGCCGTGAAGACGATGTCAAGGGTGGTTACTACCGCCCCATGCATGTGCACAGGGCCGACATCGGTTTTGATGCGCAGGGCAATATCCTCGGCTGGGACCATGTCATCGTCGGCCAGTCCATCGTCAGCGGCACGCCGTTCGAAGGCATGATGGTCAAGAATGGCGTCGATGCAACCGCCGTGGAAGGCATGAAAGAACCGTACGACATGCCGATGCGCCTGTCTGTCCATCACCCGAAAATCAATGTGCCAGTCTTGTGGTGGCGCAGTGTGGGCTCTACCCATACCGCCTTTGTGATGGAAACCCTGCTCGATGAAATTGCAGAAACCACCAAGCAAGACCCGGTGGCCTATCGCCTGAAACTGATGGGTGACAAGCATCCACGTCATAAGGCAGCCCTGGAACTGGCGGTAGAAAAATCTGGCTACGGCAAAAAGAAATTGCCTGCAGGTCGTGCCTATGGTGTCGCTGTGCATGAATCCTTCTCGTCCATCGTTGCCTATGTGGTAGAAGCATCCATCAAAAATGGCCAGCCCAAATTGCACAAGGTCACGGCTGGCGTGCATTGCAACCTGGCTGTCAATCCCAAAACGGTGGAAGCACAGGTCCAGGGTGCGGCACTGATGGGCTTGTCGATGTGCCTGCCGGGTGCGGCCATCACGCTCAAGGATGGTGTGGTCGAGCAAAGCAATTTTGGTGATTTTGTGGTGCCACGCATTACCGACATGCCGCAGGTTGCCGTGCATATCGTACCTAGTGCCGATGCGCCAACCGGCATGGGTGAACCTGGCCTGCCAGCTTTGGCCCCGGCATTTGCCAATGCCGTTGCCAGGGCGGGTGGCAAGCGCTGGCGTGAACTGCCATTCAAGACGGCCTAAGGTCAAATCAGTTAAGGTCCAATCAGTTAAGGTCAAAAACGATGGAAGATCTCGATACCCTGGTCCTGCGTACTGCGCTGAACTGGCACACGCAGGGCTTGCAAGTCATTCTGGTCACGGTGGCTCGCACCTGGGGTTCTTCACCACGCCCACCAGGGTCGCTGATGGCGATCAACGGGCGTGGTGAAACCGTGGGCTCGGTATCGGGTGGCTGCATAGAAGATGATCTTATCCACCGCATCAGGGAAGAAGGCGTGCAGGCAGTATGCGCAGGCAACTTGCCGCTGGTGCTGCGCTATGGCATCTCTGCCGACCAGGCGCACCGCTTTGGCCTGCCCTGTGGCGGCACGGTAGAGCTGGTGCTGGAACCTGTCTCTGCGCACAGCCGCCTTGATGAATTGCTGCTCGCTTGCGAACAGCGCCGCAGCGTAGAGCGCACGCTGGATTTGCAGACCGGCCATGCCCAACTGCAGGCAGGCAAGTACGACGGCATGCCCAGGCTGGATGATCACAGGCTCATCACTTACCTTGGCCCGCAAGCCCGCATCATCGTCATCGGTGCCAGTGACCTCTCGCGCTACCTTTGCCAGTTCGCACTCAGCCTGGGTTTTGCCGTCATCGTCTGCGACCCGCGTGAAGAGTATCGCGCCAGCTGGCAATTGCCCGGTGTAGTCGTTAGCGAAGAAATGCCGGACGACCTGATACTGCGCCTGCAACCCGACAACCGCACTGCCGTCATCGCCCTCACGCATGACCCCAAGCTCGATGACCTGGCCCTCATCGATGCCCTGCAATCAAATGCCTTCTATGTTGGCGCAATCGGTTCACGCCGTAACAGCCAGCAAAGACGCGAACGCCTGCACATCCATTTCGATATCCCGGAAGCCACCCTGCAAACCCTGCATGGGCCAGCAGGTTTGTACATAGGCAGCAAGACCCCGGCAGAAATCGCCCTATCCATCATGGCAGAAATTGTCGCGATCAAGAATGGCGTGAATCACACTCCCCAAAGAGCAAATTTTGAAAATATCGATTTATCCCTTGCTCATCATTGACAAGTTTTTCGTCAATTTCACGGCGAACAACTTGAAGCCACAATACTGCGCTAATGAAATCTCTGACCATCAACATTACGCAAACACGCTGCATAACTGCACGATTAAATAATCCTTTTGATTATCAGAAACGTAGCTGTGCTTATTACAGCTCCCAATCAAGCAATTCGTGGTGACGACGAATATATTCAGGTAGAGGGCAGTGCTTCTGAAGACGAGGAATATTCATTTTTTTATTATGTAAATCGATCGTCAATCCTGCCTCCAACGCAGAATATGCGCGATCATTCATGTCCGCATCCCAAAACACAATCCTATAGTCATCTGTGATCGTCAGATAAGCCTTATCAAACAAACGGTGATGCAAGGAATTTAAAAGTATTCCATTTCTGACGTCCATGCGCTCCTGAGGAGTCGCATTAGCCCAAGGAATAATGTGACATGCTTCCAGCGCCTCGGGAAATTGTATGCCGGTAAATGCGCAGCGCAATGAATACGCTTTCCTGACTGCTTCTCGAAACAGTATTTGTTGTATGCCTCGCGACTTTATTTTTGTATACACCGTGCCAGCATCCTCTGGGCTGTCAGTGAGCGTTTCAATCATCCCATTGTATGACAAGCCCTCTGCCGCAAAGTCAAACGGGTTTGTAATTGTGTTCCACGCGTAGTTCCAGACAGCCTCAAATCCGCTCTCCAGGTCGTTCTTGTCATGGGCAATAAAACCGTCTCCGTGTTTTCCAGAACCGTTTACGACAAGTATGGTAATGGGTGGTAAGAGCGATTCAAGGCAATAGTCCTGAATTGGCCCCAGCACATAACGAATCGCCCGGTGGTGAACACCTATTCTTGCTCCTAACTCACCATATGTAATCGTACTCTTTGACCTGGCGACCATTGCAAGAACATCCCAGGCCAGACGTGCGCGTTCAGCTTGATTGATTTGTGACATAGAATTTTCCAGAGTAAAACGATTTTTGATGAATAACCAGTTTCAAATATTAAGTCATAATTTATCAAAAAAGCATGAATTAACAATAACTTAACATTGATATAAATTACTCTACTTCCAAGTTGGATCGTGGTGCAAATTCACAGTTACCAACAACAAATACGCTCCCGAATAATTCACCATTGAATTCAATCCCCTCGAGTAAAAATTCTTTTTTGTCTAAGCATGGAAAGAAATTCTGGCAAAAAGTCACACATAAAACACAGCAATTCCCTGGCGCGCATTCAAATAAACAATTGACAACAATTGAGTAGTATTGCAATATTTTATAGCAATTTTTGCATGCCCGACCATCTCAAGGAGGATGTATGACATTTGAACGCAAGGACGTATCAAAACTGGGGTCTGACTGGAACGATACGCTGGTCTGGTATGCAAAAGCAGTGGGCAAGCTGCAGGAAAGGCCGCTGGCATCGCGCACCAGCTGGCGGTTTCTGGCAGCCATGCATGGCTTTAATGAAGTACTCTGGTCGGCCCATGGCTATTACAGCAGTGGCGAGGCCCTGCCCTCAGATAGCGACAGGGCCAGGTTCTGGGATCAGTGCCAGCATCAGAGCTGGTATTTTTTGCCCTGGCACCGTGGTTACCTGGCATCATTTGAAGCCATCGTGCGCAGTGTGGTCGTCGAGCTGGGTGGCCCGGCTGACTGGGCGCTGCCTTACTGGAATTATTTTGACCCCAATTCACGCTCTGTGCCACCGGCTTTCCTGCAAAAAACCATGCCTGATGGTTCGCCCAATCATTTGTTTGTCGAAGCCCGCTATGGTGATGGCAACGGCAACTTCATCATCCAGCCAGAGGATGTCTCGCTAAATGCCCTGAAAGACCATGCCTTTATCGGTGGCGATAGTGGTGGCAACTCTGGTTTTGGCGGGCCAGACACCAAATTCAATCATGGCAAAGGCGTTAACGGCCATCTCGAATCTGACCCGCACAATACCGTGCATGGCTTGGTAGGCGGCCTGGCCGATCCTGAGCATGATGAAGACCGCACCACTTATGGCCTGATGTCCATCCCCGCCACCGCCGCGCTTGACCCAATATTCTGGCTGCACCATGCCAATATAGACCGCCTGTGGGAAGTCTGGCGCAAGCGCGACCCGCACAATCTTGACCCCGATCAGGAGACCTGGCTCAAAGGCCCGGTTGACCGCAAGTTCATCGTGCCTGACCCTGATGGCGAAGGCATCACCTTCACTGCATCACAAATGCTTGATACCACGGCAGCGCCATTGAACTACACTTATCAGGACACCAGCGACCCGCTGGCTGGCAGCACGCGCAAAAAAGTCAGGCTGACAGGCCTGCGTCTCCTGAGCGATGCGCCTATGGTAAATTTTATGGATATCAAATCCGCAGGAGGCCAGGTGGCGACAGAATTATTGGGTGCCAATACCAGCACCATCAAACTGGCAGGTGGTGTTTCACAAACCAGGGTGACGCTGGATACAGCCAGCGCTGACAAGGTCAATAACAGCTTCGACAGCGTCAAACTGCTCAGCACCATGCCCAAAGAACCAGACCGCGTCTTTTTGAACCTGGAAAATATACGCGGCAAAAATGATGCGGCCGTCTTCTATGTGTATGTGAACGTGCCCAATGGTGACGACCCGAAAGACCACCCTGAAAACAAGGTCGGTGTGTTGTCACTGTTTGGTGTATCCGACGCAAGCAAGACAGACAGCCCGCATGGCGGTGCAGGCATCACCCAGGTGTTTGAAATCACCAGCATCGTCGATAACCTGCAGCTCGATGAAAGCCAGCTCAGCGATACCCTGCAAGTGCAATTCGTAGCACGCAATACCGTCAAGCCTGAGCACGACATCACGGTAGAACGCGTCAGCGTGTTCCGCGAAAGCTTGTAGCGAACTGCAAAAGCCTACTAGCCATGTTGTTCGCCATCTTGCGCGCGGCCCTGCTGAGCTGCCCCCGCCCGCTGCTGTTGATCAGCCTGGCGGGCTGGCTGGGTTTGGCTACGCTGCAATTTGGCGTGCGTGTGCCAGAGTACTGCGGCAGCCTTGCCAACATAGACCTGGCTTATCTCGCCAATATCGGCGATCGCCTGGTCTTTGTCTGGCACACCAATTCAAGGCCCACCATGATGGCCAACTGGCTGCTCATGCTGCTGGCCATGATGTCGCCACTGCTCGCGCAAGAAGTGAACTACCTGTGGCAACGCAGCCTCGCGCGCCGCCGCCTGCGCGCCTTGCTGCTGTTTGCCATCGCCTATTTACTGATATGGAGCCTG
This is a stretch of genomic DNA from Undibacterium sp. KW1. It encodes these proteins:
- a CDS encoding XdhC family protein: MEDLDTLVLRTALNWHTQGLQVILVTVARTWGSSPRPPGSLMAINGRGETVGSVSGGCIEDDLIHRIREEGVQAVCAGNLPLVLRYGISADQAHRFGLPCGGTVELVLEPVSAHSRLDELLLACEQRRSVERTLDLQTGHAQLQAGKYDGMPRLDDHRLITYLGPQARIIVIGASDLSRYLCQFALSLGFAVIVCDPREEYRASWQLPGVVVSEEMPDDLILRLQPDNRTAVIALTHDPKLDDLALIDALQSNAFYVGAIGSRRNSQQRRERLHIHFDIPEATLQTLHGPAGLYIGSKTPAEIALSIMAEIVAIKNGVNHTPQRANFENIDLSLAHH
- a CDS encoding HNH endonuclease, whose product is MSQINQAERARLAWDVLAMVARSKSTITYGELGARIGVHHRAIRYVLGPIQDYCLESLLPPITILVVNGSGKHGDGFIAHDKNDLESGFEAVWNYAWNTITNPFDFAAEGLSYNGMIETLTDSPEDAGTVYTKIKSRGIQQILFREAVRKAYSLRCAFTGIQFPEALEACHIIPWANATPQERMDVRNGILLNSLHHRLFDKAYLTITDDYRIVFWDADMNDRAYSALEAGLTIDLHNKKMNIPRLQKHCPLPEYIRRHHELLDWEL
- a CDS encoding tyrosinase family protein — protein: MTFERKDVSKLGSDWNDTLVWYAKAVGKLQERPLASRTSWRFLAAMHGFNEVLWSAHGYYSSGEALPSDSDRARFWDQCQHQSWYFLPWHRGYLASFEAIVRSVVVELGGPADWALPYWNYFDPNSRSVPPAFLQKTMPDGSPNHLFVEARYGDGNGNFIIQPEDVSLNALKDHAFIGGDSGGNSGFGGPDTKFNHGKGVNGHLESDPHNTVHGLVGGLADPEHDEDRTTYGLMSIPATAALDPIFWLHHANIDRLWEVWRKRDPHNLDPDQETWLKGPVDRKFIVPDPDGEGITFTASQMLDTTAAPLNYTYQDTSDPLAGSTRKKVRLTGLRLLSDAPMVNFMDIKSAGGQVATELLGANTSTIKLAGGVSQTRVTLDTASADKVNNSFDSVKLLSTMPKEPDRVFLNLENIRGKNDAAVFYVYVNVPNGDDPKDHPENKVGVLSLFGVSDASKTDSPHGGAGITQVFEITSIVDNLQLDESQLSDTLQVQFVARNTVKPEHDITVERVSVFRESL